A portion of the Syntrophorhabdaceae bacterium genome contains these proteins:
- a CDS encoding TPM domain-containing protein, with product MKEAYGNNRDKRHRDRGSAGYAVFLFAVWMIFLTGTGAHALDVPPLKGRVNDYANIISPVVRAQLEKELKNFEESDSTQMVILTMASLEGEPIEEFSMKVAETWKIGQKGKDNGAILLVAKNDRKTRIEVGRGLEGKLTDLTAGRIVQLVINPQFKRGDFDGGFSSGVRAMIDATRGEFKADSARPRGARKRGLSSVFPLLIFGATFLLVLGRISRILGGGAGLIGFSAIGALVGLSLLTSVLLGIFGLVLGVFLPFFFGGSSRGGGGFGPGGFWTGGGFSGGGGFDSGGGFGGGGGGFGGGGASGDW from the coding sequence TTGAAAGAAGCCTACGGGAACAACAGGGACAAAAGACATCGGGACAGGGGTAGCGCGGGATACGCGGTCTTCCTCTTCGCCGTGTGGATGATATTCCTGACCGGAACCGGCGCCCACGCGCTTGACGTCCCGCCTTTGAAAGGACGGGTCAACGACTATGCAAACATAATATCCCCGGTTGTTCGCGCCCAACTCGAGAAGGAACTCAAGAACTTTGAAGAGTCGGATTCCACGCAGATGGTCATTCTTACCATGGCGTCTCTCGAGGGCGAACCTATCGAAGAGTTTTCCATGAAGGTTGCCGAGACGTGGAAGATCGGTCAGAAGGGAAAGGATAATGGCGCTATCCTTCTGGTCGCCAAGAATGATCGTAAGACGCGCATCGAGGTCGGCCGGGGCCTCGAAGGGAAGCTGACGGACCTGACGGCCGGGCGGATCGTGCAGCTCGTCATCAATCCGCAGTTCAAGCGCGGCGATTTTGACGGAGGTTTTTCCTCAGGGGTCCGCGCAATGATAGATGCAACCCGGGGTGAATTCAAAGCCGATAGTGCAAGGCCGCGGGGTGCCCGGAAGAGGGGTCTTTCATCGGTCTTTCCTCTTCTCATCTTTGGAGCCACATTTCTGTTGGTTCTCGGAAGGATCTCCCGCATTCTTGGCGGCGGCGCCGGCCTGATAGGCTTTTCGGCGATAGGGGCCCTGGTGGGTCTATCCCTGCTGACATCGGTTCTCCTTGGCATTTTCGGTCTCGTCCTTGGTGTTTTCCTTCCCTTCTTTTTCGGGGGGAGCTCCCGAGGCGGCGGCGGTTTCGGCCCCGGTGGATTTTGGACGGGCGGCGGGTTTTCCGGCGGAGGAGGATTTGACAGTGGCGGCGGTTTCGGCGGCGGCGGCGGCGGTTTCGGCGGCGGCGGGGCATCGGGGGACTGGTGA
- a CDS encoding LemA family protein, protein MRRAFLYGVIALAMMMFTGCGYNTIQRNDEAVKAAWGDVEATYQRRNDLVPNLVETVKAYAKHESETLQAVTEARAKVGSAQVSKDMIGNPQAMAQFQQAQASMGGALSRLLLVVERYPDLKASQNFRDLQNQLEGTENRINVARTRYNKAVQEFNTSIRTFPNNLTNMFILKLPQKEAFKAEAGAEKAPKVKF, encoded by the coding sequence CTCTGGCGATGATGATGTTCACAGGCTGCGGCTACAATACGATCCAGCGAAACGATGAAGCCGTGAAGGCGGCATGGGGAGACGTGGAGGCTACATACCAGAGGCGCAACGACCTGGTACCCAACCTCGTGGAGACGGTGAAGGCCTATGCCAAGCATGAGAGCGAGACCCTTCAGGCCGTAACGGAGGCCCGGGCAAAGGTGGGATCCGCCCAGGTCTCGAAGGACATGATCGGCAATCCTCAGGCGATGGCACAATTCCAGCAGGCGCAGGCATCGATGGGGGGAGCCCTGTCGCGGCTCCTTCTTGTCGTCGAGCGATATCCCGACCTCAAGGCCAGTCAGAACTTCCGGGACCTTCAGAACCAGCTCGAGGGTACCGAGAACAGGATAAACGTGGCGCGTACCCGGTACAACAAGGCGGTTCAGGAGTTCAACACATCCATCCGGACCTTCCCAAACAATCTGACAAATATGTTCATCCTCAAACTTCCGCAGAAGGAGGCGTTCAAAGCTGAGGCTGGGGCTGAAAAAGCGCCAAAAGTGAAGTTCTGA